From Cucumis melo cultivar AY chromosome 1, USDA_Cmelo_AY_1.0, whole genome shotgun sequence, a single genomic window includes:
- the LOC103492870 gene encoding 2'-deoxymugineic-acid 2'-dioxygenase-like, translated as MGLNQHCDRDLITILFQDVDGLQVFKDGHWISIDPIEGAFVVNFGYLLEVISNGKLKAVEHRVVTNAKASRQSLVYTIFPEKEMIIKPATCLINEANPPHYRSFKVEDFNRHFFAVSNNNDEMMKFMLA; from the exons ATGGGATTGAATCAACATTGCGATCGGGACCTCATCACCATCTTGTTTCAAGATGTTGATGGTCTTCAAGTCTTCAAGGATGGCCATTGGATTTCTATTGATCCTATTGAGGGTGCATTTGTGGTTAACTTTGGCTATCTTTTAGAG GTGATTAGCAATGGAAAGCTCAAGGCAGTTGAACATCGAGTCGTGACAAACGCAAAGGCATCTCGACAAAGCTTAGTGTATACTATTTTTCCTGAGAAAGAGATGATAATAAAACCAGCAACATGTTTGATAAATGAAGCCAATCCTCCACATTATCGTTCCTTTAAGGTTGAAGACTTCAATAGACATTTTTTTGCTGTGTCAAATAATAATGATGAAATGATGAAGTTTATGTTAGCATAA